Proteins encoded within one genomic window of Oryza brachyantha chromosome 7, ObraRS2, whole genome shotgun sequence:
- the LOC102720442 gene encoding U-box domain-containing protein 4-like: MESDASTSPRRRSSSCYSDSGDSSCSEPFSECGSDDLSFTPAAAAGIHRLLLSCAAEASDGTVSSLVAELESPSSSLDSLRRAAMELRLLAKHNPDNRIRIAAAGAVRPLVALLSHADPLLQEHGVTALLNLSICDENKAIIVEAGAIRPLVHALKSAASPAARENAACALLRLSQLDGSAAASIGRAGAIPLLVSLLETGGARGKKDAATALYALCSGARENRLRAVEAGAVRPLLDLMADPETGMVDKAAYVLHSLVGIAEGRSAAVEEGGVPVLVEMVEVGTPRQKEIATLCLLQICEDNAVYRTMVAREGAIPPLVALSQSSSARPKLKTKAEALIEMLRQPRSASLRARPAAVVAAE, translated from the exons ATGGAGTCGGACGCCTCTACCTCCCCGCGTCGGCGGAGCAGCAGCTGCTACAGCGACAGCGGCGATTCGTCGTGCTCCGAGCCGTTCAGCGAGTGCGGCAGCGACGACCTCTCGTTCAccccggccgcggccgcggggaTCCACCGGCTGCTGCTGTCGTGCGCCGCGGAGGCGTCGGACGGGACGGTCTCGTCGCTCGTCGCGGAGCTggagtcgccgtcgtcgtcactgGACTCGCTCCGGCGCGCCGCGATGGAGCTCCGCCTGCTGGCGAAGCACAACCCGGACAACCGGATTCGCatcgcggcggccggggcggtGCGGCCGCTCGTGGCGCTGCTGTCGCACGCCGACCCGCTCCTGCAGGAGCACGGCGTCACGGCGCTGCTCAACCTGTCGATCTGCGACGAGAACAAGGCGATCATCGTGGAGGCCGGCGCGATACGGCCGCTCGTGCACGCGCTCAAGtcggccgcgtcgcccgccgcgcggGAGAACGCCGCGTGCGCGCTGCTCCGCCTGTCCCAGCTCGACGGCTCCGCCGCAGCCTCCATCGGCCGGGCGGGCGCCATCCCGCTGCTGGTCTCCCTCCTCGAGActggcggcgcgcgcgggaagaAGGACGCCGCCACGGCACTCTACGCGCTCTGCAGCGGCGCGCGCGAGaaccgcctccgcgccgtgGAGGCCGGGGCCGTCCGCCCCCTGCTAGACCTCATGGCCGACCCGGAGACCGGCATGGTGGACAAGGCGGCCTACGTCCTGCACTCCCTTGTGGGCATCGCCGAgggccgctccgccgccgtcgaggagggcggcgtccCCGTCCTCGTAGAGATGGTGGAGGTCGGCACCCCGCGGCAGAAGGAGATCGCTACCCTCTGTCTCCTACAGATCTGTGAGGACAACGCCGTCTACCGCACCATGGTCGCCCGCGAAGGCGCCATCCCTCCCCTCGTGGCCCTCTCCCAATCCTCCTCCGCTCGCCCCAAGCTCAAAACCAAG GCGGAGGCGCTGATCGAGATGCTGCGGCAGCCACGAAGCGCGAGCCTGCgcgcgaggccggcggcggtcgtTGCGGCGGAGTGA